From Macrobrachium rosenbergii isolate ZJJX-2024 chromosome 55, ASM4041242v1, whole genome shotgun sequence, a single genomic window includes:
- the LOC136835742 gene encoding uncharacterized protein — translation MPTPIENDLFLTDDDDDDDDDDEMKEDDNFNEQKMAEELFTAINNIRMDKENDEGSWNPTEFDDSLLPQSQISSSSITTIQQQQQQRQLSPEEEDLKEKISRVYSADDGGSVVEKRKLSSIVYDSDDDIGVVEKKRKLSSTDDDIGVVEKKKKLSSTDDDIGVVEKKKKLSVYDKKKRKLSSTDDDDDDLHLCNNSSTHSDQSLKKKRKNLEMVKSFIMKRKITTVAAVMV, via the exons atgccaaCCCCAatagaaaatgatttatttttaacagacgacgatgatgatgatgatgatgatgatgagatgaaaGAAGATGATAATTTTAACGAACAAAAAATGGCTGAAGAATTGTTTACTGCCATCAATAATATTAGGATGGATAAAGAAAACGATGAAGGTTCCTGGAATCCAACAGAATTTGATGATTCTTTATTACCACAATCACAAATATCTTCCTCTTCTATTacaacaatacaacaacaacaacaacaacgacagttATCACCAGAAGAGGAAGACCT aaaagaaaaaatttcaagagTTTATAGTGCTGATGATGGTGGTAGTGTtgttgaaaagagaaaattatcatcaatagtttatgatagtgatgatgacatCGGTGttgttgaaaagaagagaaaattatcatcaacagATGATGACATCGGTgttgttgaaaaaaagaaaaaattatcatcaacagaTGATGACATCGGTgttgttgaaaaaaagaaaaaattatcagtttatgataaaaagaagagaaaattatcttctactgatgatgatgatgatgatttacacTTGTGTAACAACAGTAGTACTCATTCAGATcaaagtttgaaaaagaaaagaaaaaatctagagATGGTGAAAAGTttcataatgaagagaaaaataacaacagtagCAGCAGTAATGGTATAA